The DNA window aaagcagctgtacaagattgcattcccaccaacaatggaggagagttccccttgttccacatcctctcaagcataagctgtcttcagtgtttttgatcttagccattctgacagatgttaGGTGGTATCTcatagtcattttgatttgcatttctctgatgattagggatgttgagaaattccttaaatgtctttcagccatttgagcttcctctgttgagaattctctgtgtagctctacagcccatttcttaattggactgttggacattttgatgtctaatttcttgagttctttatattttctggATATCAGCCATCTGTCAGGTGTTGGGTTTGTgaacatcttttcccattctgtaggctgtcactttgtcttgttgactatgttttttgctttacaaaagcttctcagtttcaagaggtcccattgattaattgttactctcagtgtctgtgctactggtgtcatatttaggaagtgatctcctgtgccaatgcgttcaagactacttcctactttctcatctagaaggttcagagtaactggatttatgttgaggtctttgatccacttgaacttaagttttgtacactgtgacagatatggatctacttgcggccttctacatgttgacatccagttatgccagcaccatttgttgaagatgctttctttttttcatctgtacagttttggcttctttgtcaaaaattatatcttcataggtgtgcagattaatgtcagggtcttcaactggattccattcattcacatgtctgtttttatgccagtaccaacctgtttttattattgtagctctatagtagagcttgaggtctggGATcataatgcctccagaggttgttttattgtataggattcttttggatatcctgggttttttttttttccataagaagttgagtattgttctttggtggagattgcattaaatctgtagtttgcttttgataagactgccatttttagccgggcggtggtggcacacgcctttaatcccagcactcgggaggcagagccaggtggatttctgtgagtttgaggccagcctgggctaccaagtgagtcccaggaaaggctcaaagctacacagagaaaccctgtctcgaaaaacaaaaaaaaaaaaaaaaaactgccatttttactatgttaaccctgcctatccatgagcatgggagctctttccattttctgacagcttcttcaatttcttttttcagagaattGAAATTCTTGTCATGTAGGTCTTTCAGTTGCTTAGTTcaagttaccccaaggtattttatattatttgtggctattgtaaagggtgatgtatctctgatttctggTTGTGAATTGTATATCTGCATGCTactggtttttttgggggggttaatattttatcttgctatgttgctgaaggtgtttataagctgtgagTTCCTCAGTCaaattttggggtcactcatgtatactatcatgtcatctgcaaatagtgaaagcttgacttcttcctttccaagttgtatccccttggtctccttatattgtcttattgctctggctagaatttcaagtactacattgcataagtatggggagagttgacagccttgtcttattcctgactttaggggaatcactttgagtttctttccatttaatttgatattggctgatggcttgctgtaaattgcctttattatgtttatgtatgttctgtattcctgttctctccaagacctttatcatgaaggggtgttggattttggcaaatgccttttcagcatctagtgagatgatcatgtgttttttttcctttcagtttgtttgtatggtatattacattgacggagtttcgtatgttgaaccacccttgcatccctgggatgaagcctacttgatcatggtggataattgttttgatgtgttcttggagtttgtttgtctgtatttttttgaatatttttgcatcaatgttcatgagggagattggtctgtaattctctttctttgttgcatctttgtttggcttaggaatcagggtaattgtagcctcataggagttttgtaatgttccttctgtttttgttgtgtggaacaatttaaagagtattggtattaagttgggaaagttttcttctatgatcttgttgaatatattttctgtgcccttgacttggtattcttctccttcttctacccctattattcttaggtttgttcatttcatggtgtcccaaatttcttcgacattttggttcatgactttgttggctttagtgttttctttgaccacATTCCTCTCTTCCTTGAGGTTCACTGAGTTCCActtaatatttggctgtggatgTCAGTATcagctcccaaaagctgttggagAAATCCCAGCTGATGTCCATTGGACTAGGTGTCAATCTCTGAGTGTAACAGAATTCAATAGGTATTGTctcattgattgtgtgtgtgtgtgtgtgtgtgtgtgattgaagaCACTGCACCAACTTCTACAGCTGAGCACAGCTGGATGGACTAAAATGGCCGCtttcaaacagaaacaccactggAATCCATAAGCtgattttacaatttttattcatttgatattttatttgggtattttatttatttgagatggatgtgcccatggagaaaagaggaggactgaagaaaaggtcctctgcaagagcagcaattgcttttgcaaactgagtcatctcccctgACCCAAACACTGAGTTTGTAGGAaaactttcttcattctctttgcttcttttgTAATCAGAcatgaatgtttgttttcttctttctgagtcTTTGACCATATCTTCTGCTCAGTTCAATCCAGTTAGGTTTTTCCATAGAAACCCTGTTGTAATGTGCTTGGTGTCAGCAGTTAAAATGAATTTCAGATTCTAACTCCTtagacaaaaatcaaaccagtatAACAACAGGGTAGAGGATGTGTAGATTTACCAGAGTCCAAGACTCCCCCTCCCTCAACCTGACATTGACTCCTTTACATCTGTATAAAGCCTCAGCCACCATGCTGTTATACTCTAGTTTCACTGGAAATTTTCCACACATCCCATAGTCTCCCTAGGTATCATTGGTAACACCATGACTGCTACTTCTGGGAGACAAGTGTGGGAAAAGGTTTGCCAGGTCTTAGGATCGCTTCAAGCATTTAATAGGGTGATCCAAGAAAGGGCAGTGAGCAGGCATGGAACCATAAACTTCAACCACTAAGTGGGGATATAAGCCcaccattgtcttccagcctgaggtctcagagacctcagaagcatgagctgcAGTGAAATTCAGTGTCTGGGTTTTCAGCTGCCTtgagctgtggaggtcagccaggaagagagtgtgggcagcattctccacacAGAGGTTTCTGAGGAGGGCATCCTCATACATGAACTTCAAATGCTCCAGACCATACTTATCAGCAGCTGCCAGTATAGcatctgccatgctgtccaggtctggtgctgttcctgtgtaaatgaagtccatcattgccttgaagacttgtggctccaggtcaGGGATCTCAACGCgattctttctgctctcctccatgtcatgttgaaacatggctctgaaaactggagagcgagctgctaagatggccttgtgagcccAGAATTCCTGGCCAGCTACCACTAGGCAGCAGTCTGTGAATTGGGAATTCTTccacagctctcctagctcatctgccAATGTGCATCTGGGCACCAGAATTCCTGGCTTCTTGTTCTGGTCAGAGAGGCTCAAAGAGACCTGGGCCACACTCACCTTGCAGAAGAGGGTGAGCTGGTCATCTGGCAGGATCCAAAATGCATGGGACAAGAGAAAATCTCGAAGAATAAACTTTTTGTAACCCCAGTCCTGGCCTGGCATGAATCTAAAGGCTCTTGGGCTCTTTGTGACTTTGGTTTTCTCTCCTTCCGCACTTAAGATCCAGAActggaactttgcccaaacatgaCTCTTTGGACAGCTGAGCaacactaggtaaactgacaggtaatctgCACTTTGTTCATCGACTCCATTCAGGTGTACtctcaaacaccatttgtcattggcTCCTATTGAGAAAGTTGGGCTTGTAATGCTTTGCAGCATTTCCTCAGCAATAAAAGGGAAGTTGCTGATGGTCCACCTGTAGGAGAATTCCTGATCGCTGATTTGTGTGTGGTCCCATCTCTGGGCTATCTCATCTCCTGCCATGTCTCCTGCAGGTCGTTTGAAGGTTCAACTGGATtgaaaatgaagaactagcaagTGTTTTCTCTTCTTCACCCTGTGAGATGCAATAACAGACAGGATTTagatttttagggttttttttctcatctgttcCCTCTTCTACGAGGCTGAAAACTTGGGTCTCTGATATTTTCTATCCAGATTTCAATGCTAATTTCAGAAAACACAGTCTAGGCTACTTGATACACTTACATTTCTCCATTATTTTCTAGATTGAATCTTAGGTCAATAGGTAAGTAGATTTGACAAATATACACAGCTTTTGAATAGTTTTGATCATTCATTCTATTAATTCATATAAAAAATGTTGTACTATGGTTCTCTAGAGGTAGAATATATGCAAGGAATCTCTCTATATATGATGAAAGGGGGTTTATTAGAATCAATTTGGGCTGCAGTCCTCTAACTCCCACATTACCTATGAAGGGAAAGATCAAGATTCCAGTACTTACTCAGTGCAGGACTTTGGATGTGTctactggtcttcagtatatgctggtgTTCCAAATAATCTCTATTGCCTGGGGAGGGATGGACTTactgcaaggtgagggcaagcaggcaaatagcAAGCGCTTCCTGATTCCTTGTCCTTTTATATGCTTccagcagagggtgtggcccaatttagggtgtgtcttccaacctcaaaatctggattaaaggtgtgtgtcttcaggccctGAGATCCGGAttagatgtttgtttctttttacttccaAAGTCTGTCCTTGAAATGGATCTACCTACATCAAATGAAGCAAAACACTTCTCACTATTATGACCTCcattttagggttttagttaattccatgtcTGATTAAGTTGAGaactaagaatagccatcacaagtgTATTTTGCTTACTGTGGTTCATCTCTATAAAATAAGGTATGGTGTCCATTCCTAGACAGCTGTTATTGACTCTTCTAGGGATTTTGCACCAATTCCTCCCATAAACATGATCCAGGAAGGGGTGATTTCCTTATCTGTCAGGGGTCTCAGTGTTCACAAGGTGGAGGGCAGGGTGGAAGTATTCATACAtggtgtgcaggaagcagagccaggcaggaacttCTGAAAGTGACTGTCTTCTTCTGCCGTTTATTCCATCCAGACTCATAGTCCCCAGGATAGCTCCACCAACTTTCATTGGtggtctttcccctccccctcagatAATCCTCCTTGGAAACACTCTTCTATATCCACTTAAGGGTGTACTATGAGAAAATCTTTAGTGCTTGTCAATTCCATCCTCCTGACTGCTAAGATTCAGCTTCTCAATACCTCATAATTTTTATTCTCCACTGGtgagttctgtcctctttaaACTTTGAACTTGCAGGCTTACACTGTTGGGCCTTAAAAGTGAAACAGTATTGTGGTTACCCAAGGTTGCAGAACATACCTGCCATATATCAAAGAAGAGGCTTAGGGATGTTTCCCCTTCTAAAAAGTGACTGGTAAAATGCTCCCCACATCTCTGGTCTCTTTCTAGTTCTTCACGTTTTTGAGAGACTCACTATGCCTAAAAGGCACTGAGATATGTTCAATGATTCAATCAGCTCAGAAATTGCCAGCCTAGCCCTCCATAAGTCTGGCTCCAATGCTGCTAATTCCTCAATATTGTTCATGTATCAGTTGGTTTTGAATTATTCATTTTTGGTTTCTGTACCTAGACTACCCACAGGTGGCTGAAAAGTGTCATCTGCTTGTCTTCACCTGTGGGTTAAGGTCATTGAAGTCAGGTCCCTACTCCCTCAAATCTGTCATTTGAAAAGTCTGTATTTGATCACTTCTAGACTTCTCATTTGCTTGAAAGATTGTTAAATGGTAAGCCCAACGCTCTCTTGAGTTCCTGGAGAGTTGTGTGAGGGTGCTGTCTCTCACAGGGGAAACAGACCATCTGAGCACAAATCATGGGCTCTGCCCATGAGATTTCTCATTCCATAGCAAACCACAGTTGTGATGGTATTatgctccccaaaatattgtgcatgctaacaaacttatctggggtcagagacagaatagccacaatattaaacatagaagacaggcagtggtagcacacgcctttaatcctagcattccacaggcagaaatccatgtgttcaaggatacagccaaggatggtgactcacgcctttaatcccagaaagcgagcctttaatcccagggagtggtagaaagtagaaaggtatataaggcatgaggatcagaaactagaagcttttagctggttaaacttcaggctttcaagcaggtGTTCAGCTGAgtgccattgggatgaggacacagaagcttccagtctgaggaaacaggatcagctgaggaactatcgaggtgaggaagctgtggcttgttctgcttctctgaccttccagcattcaccccaatcccaggccctgagtttgttttattaataagactctttaagattcctgctacacacagTCTTGAAACCCTCTCCTaccagcagggaagaagaagctATGGTAGAAAGAAGAG is part of the Peromyscus eremicus chromosome 6, PerEre_H2_v1, whole genome shotgun sequence genome and encodes:
- the LOC131912562 gene encoding speckle-type POZ protein-like, which encodes MAGDEIAQRWDHTQISDQEFSYRWTISNFPFIAEEMLQSITSPTFSIGANDKWCLRVHLNGVDEQSADYLSVYLVLLSCPKSHVWAKFQFWILSAEGEKTKVTKSPRAFRFMPGQDWGYKKFILRDFLLSHAFWILPDDQLTLFCKVSVAQVSLSLSDQNKKPGILVPRCTLADELGELWKNSQFTDCCLVVAGQEFWAHKAILAARSPVFRAMFQHDMEESRKNRVEIPDLEPQVFKAMMDFIYTGTAPDLDSMADAILAAADKYGLEHLKFMYEDALLRNLCVENAAHTLFLADLHSSRQLKTQTLNFTAAHASEVSETSGWKTMVGLYPHLVVEVYGSMPAHCPFLDHPIKCLKRS